The Podospora pseudocomata strain CBS 415.72m chromosome 1 map unlocalized CBS415.72m_1, whole genome shotgun sequence genome has a segment encoding these proteins:
- a CDS encoding uncharacterized protein (EggNog:ENOG503NZRJ; COG:J; COG:O), giving the protein MSSAAFSYAQAARGQAPTQPNTQVASSPAPSTVDSNVKDDVSTGNSSVTAPSVTSNIALDAEQSIQPDSENGTAKVSADTASQTTPTPTVVPTADIEEKKEQGSANVNSQQQQSDARSSRSASRTSRRNDNGENKKGRKGKKSRGQDKEAEQQEEAAEKQAEKPVYTEAAIPSVNPWLKRAEGLQSKTQTASTADAAETKTSEAAEAQPVVNGVNGDKAAHKKQPDSRAAEQAPRRNAPRGARANEKEEKTSVTLPSVADASAWPEPKATAAAVKEQQPTRKSVEKTESSAKEGQDEAAPKKKDWKKLEINHSVVFETQLPTSRSSKPRGGARGGRESGSMRGNLNGSATSPAAAGPAAEKAVPAGGVPGPRATARPREGSLPARSAGQNQTTSPTKRGSVDASAQDQQKPAASASNEQPREKTQSSSRRYTRDIRTENGQLSTEGGSTPVRPFPQERVNGFHPKDGAHGNVNGHHYPVRENRPERGRGGYRGRGGHNGAGAHVTGSAGFQVNGHYPTQNGFHGHSHSRQAHSAQSPPPFNGQFSQTFPNQGRGRGKWNGANQHSPRGNHMSAGYPPKSANPVHDFQAPVYPPVMYPYGPEAMIKNQVEFYFSLDNLCKDYFLRKMMDGQGFVRLEAIANFPRVQQLTTDLNVLRYACLHLENVEFVVGDDNIERLRSGDARRATFILPEDQREPASRHDGPANFRVMNSQNPYASFGAMAPPMMGYSQYPDGHMYQPEFMPRAHNEFAVNGNGAVNGYHHYPHDSQLSAGVPAFAPPEEPVSLESMTKFSDSHVDNLIIVLGAKDSEETAAAVAGYVANGNTQDGSEPTIVWIQETQPEKHERQPYHEIRKTALERRQGAQAGEVPEEMQNLYRFWSEFLLSNFNARVYEEFRNLAFEDASSSVPATAGLKTLLGFYDKLLLDTSVPKPWPSHRAFPLVLTEHLQAAKDLDQKTQPHVAI; this is encoded by the exons ATGTCTTCAGCGGCCTTTTCCTATGCCCAGGCCGCTCGGGGCCAAGCTCCTACACAGCCTAACACACAGGTGGCGTCGAGCCCCGCGCCATCAACAGTTGACTCCAATGTCAAGGACGATGTATCAACTGGCAACTCGTCCGTGACTGCCCCTTCTGTCACCTCCAACATTGCCCTGGACGCCGAGCAGAGCATCCAGCCAGATTCCGAGAATGGGACAGCCAAGGTCTCTGCCGACACTGCCTCGCAGACTACCCCAACACCCACGGTTGTGCCGACAGCCGAcatcgaggagaagaaggagcaggggAGCGCCAACGTCAactcacagcagcagcagtcagaTGCGAGAAGTTCGAGGTCAGCCAGCAGGACATCCAGGAGGAATGACAATGGAGAGAACAAGAAGGGACGCAAGGGCAAAAAGTCGCGGGGTCAGGataaggaggccgagcagcaagaggaggctgccgagaaGCAGGCCGAGAAGCCTGTGTACACAGAAGCCGCCATTCCTTCTGTCAATCCTTGGTTGAAGCGTGCCGAGGGACTCCAGTCCAAGACTCAGACTGCCTCAACGGCTGATGCTGCCGAAACCAAGACTTctgaggctgctgaggctcAGCCTGTGGTGAACGGTGTCAATGGAGACAAAGCTGCCCACAAGAAGCAACCAGATTCCCGGGCTGCTGAACAGGCCCCCCGCAGAAACGCCCCCCGAGGTGCTCGTGCCaacgagaaggaggagaagactTCGGTGACGTTGCCATCGGTCGCTGATGCTTCTGCCTGGCCGGAACCCAAggccactgctgctgccgtcaagGAGCAGCAACCCACTCGCAAGTCAGTTGAGAAGACTGAGAGCTCAGCAAAGGAGGGCCAAGATGAGGCGGCTCCTAAGAAGAAAGACtggaagaagctcgagatcaaCCACTCTGTCGTTTTTGAGACACAGCTGCCTACTTCTCGCAGCTCGAAACCCCGCGGTGGAGCTCGCGGTGGTCGTGAGTCTGGTTCCATGCGGGGCAACCTCAATGGTTCCGCTACATCacctgctgccgctggtCCTGCTGCCGAGAAGGCTGTCCCAGCCGGAGGTGTTCCTGGTCCTCGTGCCACCGCTCGGCCCCGTGAGGGCAGTCTGCCAGCTCGCTCCGCTGGGCAGAACCAGACCACCTCACCTACCAAGCGTGGCTCCGTTGATGCCAGTGCTCAGGACCAGCAGAagcctgctgcttctgctaGTAATGAACAACCCCGTGAGAAGACCCAATCG TCATCCAGAAGATATACCAGGGACATCCGCACCGAGAACGGCCAGCTGAGTACTGAGGGTGGATCAACCCCAGTTCGTCCTTTTCCCCAGGAACGGGTCAACGGCTTCCACCCCAAGGACGGTGCTCATGGCAATGTCAATGGACACCATTACCCTGTTCGCGAGAACCGTCCAGAGCGCGGTCGCGGTGGCTATCGGGGCCGTGGCGGCCACAATGGTGCTGGCGCTCATGTTACCGGGTCTGCAGGCTTCCAGGTCAACGGACATTATCCCACACAGAACGGGTTCCATGGCCACTCGCACTCTCGTCAAGCACACTCTGCCCAGAGCCCCCCGCCGTTCAATGGCCAGTTTTCCCAAACTTTCCCCAACCAGGGCAGGGGCCGCGGCAAATGGAACGGGGCGAACCAACATAGCCCTCGTGGCAACCACATGAGCGCTGGTTATCCTCCCAAGTCGGCCAATCCCGTACATGATTTCCAGGCCCCAGTCTACCCGCCTGTCATGTACCCGTATGGCCCTGAGGCTATGATCAAGAACCAGGTAGAGTTCTACTTTTCCCTCGACAACTTGTGCAAAGACTACTTCTTGCGcaagatgatggatgggcaGGGATTTGTGCGCCTTGAGGCCATTGCCAACTTCCCCCGTGTGCAGCAGCTGACTACAGACCTCAACGTCCTGCGCTACGCTTGCTTGCACCTGGAGAATGTCGAGTTcgtcgttggtgatgacaaTATTGAGAGGCTCCGGTCTGGCGACGCCAGAAGGGCTACTTTCATTCTGCCTGAAGACCAACGTGAGCCTGCTTCCAGGCATGATGGGCCTGCCAATTTCCGGGTCATGAACAGTCAAAACCCTTATGCCTCCTTTGGCGCCATGGCTCCGCCTATGATGGGCTACTCTCAGTACCCTGACGGACACATGTACCAGCCTGAATTTATGCCCAGAGCTCACAACGAGTTCGCTGTCAACGGCAATGGTGCGGTGAACGGTTATCATCACTACCCCCATGATTCCCAGCTTTCCGCTGGTGTTCCTGCGTTTGCCCCCCCAGAGGAGCCTGTGTCTCTGGAGAGCATGACCAAGTTCTCAGACTCCCATGTTGATAATCTTATCATTGTCCTGGGTGCCAAGGATAGCGAAgagactgctgctgctgtcgcaGGTTATGTTGCCAACGGTAACACCCAGGACGGCTCTGAGCCTACCATTGTGTGGATCCAGGAGACTCAACCTGAGAAGCACGAGCGTCAACCATACCACGAAATCCGCAAGACTGCTCTCGAACGCCGCCAAGGGGCTCAGGCCGGTGAGGTTCCAGAGGAGATGCAGAACCTCTACCGCTTCTGGTCAGAGTTTCTCCTTAGCAATTTCAACGCCAGAGTGTATGAGGAGTTCAGAAACTTGGCTTTTGAGGATGCCTCCAGCTCAGTTCCCGCGACTGCCGGGCTCAAGACCCTTCTTGGCTTTTATGACAAGCTCTTGTTGGACACGTCTGTCCCCAAGCCATGGCCGAGCCATCGGGCGTTCCCTCTTGTTCTGACCGAACACCTTCAGGCGGCCAAGGATCTCGATCAGAAGACACAGCCTCACGTTGCCATCTAG
- the INO4 gene encoding Transcription factor (EggNog:ENOG503P5YF; COG:L) — translation MASSNHHHHNHPHNSYPNSAASQSQTPISPPGLNGGGGGGEDGDKPRLTKEQKKTNHIQSEQKRRLAIRQAYDDLCTQVPGLEGQARSEGVVLNGVVGYVRKLMLERQRMIAECEARRLEVPAGVREGLANMPVGFLDEGEVGRDGSGSVSPGKGS, via the exons atggcaagctcaaaccaccaccaccacaaccaccctcaCAATTCGTACCCCAACAGCGCAGCCAGCCAGTCCCAAACACCAATATCCCCCCCGGGCCtgaacggcggcggcggtggtggtgaggatggggacaAGCCCCGGCTGACAAAGGAGCAGAAAAAGACTAATCACATCCAGTCTG AACAAAAACGGCGGCTTGCTATTCGCCAGGCGTATGATGATTTGTGCACGCAGGTTCCTGGGCTGGAGGGGCAGGCGAGGTcagagggggtggtgctgaaTGGGGTTGTGGGTTATGTCAGGAAGCTGATGctggagaggcagaggatGATTGCCGAATGTGAGGCtaggaggttggaggttcCGGCTGGGGTGAGGGAAGGGTTGGCAAACATGCCGGTTGGGTTTTTGGACGAGGGGGAagtggggagggatgggagtgggagtgttAGTCCTGGGAAGGGGAGttaa
- a CDS encoding uncharacterized protein (EggNog:ENOG503NZ3C), whose amino-acid sequence MASYNDPYDIPTRERTTRRYYREERREDPRAYDTRDSYLNVQSSRDLVPRAREDSDLSVEEIRRDFPPPGYSTRDLRRARSAEPGQYDDYDDRRSHYSRYDDRSAYGHEHDRRSLRRTDSYYEEQHKKKVRMLSKQEQIIAAISGAAIAIGGKELYDRREANQAGTPEVQRNILASVALGAAGALAGYQGTEFYNKKKEKEEKKILAHRGYYSDDDGESAKEKKGHKNFLESALAAAGLGGAVKALTGKDKDKDDKSDTRSRRDTSRSRSRSRSRSRSTSRSRGEKGKGEGANKIQKAAMASLIAGATEAFRISKQPGSWKGEKAKRVFTAAAGAATLDAAQDTEKAGSKLGLAEAVMGGLLGNRVINGSKKNIEMDEKTGRSRSRSRRRSKSGDSQSGGGVSGLAALATAGLGAFAGKKIMDSHERSKSRGRSADSYDSRDGDRRRSRSRSVVDSARRKMAKIGLGNGPDDDDRDRRRDRSRDRDYSRSRSHDRGHRDDHDDRSSRRHRDDDRDYDKRRRDSDYDDTRSHRSGGGRDRSRRRGHSLSDDDLGDSDDDKRRGSKMRGKQILTTGLAAVATIHAAHSVYSSMEKRNLRHKAVKDGRLSEEQAKKMKKKALLQDAAAVGIAALGVKGALHEIKEARELKHELHEWKEERAERRKRRLERQLEMVHGDVNSGSGGSDRGGGDRQVGRHRADNWSSPNPPRTERYYGEGPRYSDGNPYAALPPPPYDRR is encoded by the coding sequence ATGGCCAGCTACAACGACCCCTACGACATCCCCACGAGGGAGCGCACAACCCGGCGCTACTACCGGGAAGAGCGCCGTGAGGACCCTCGGGCTTATGACACCCGCGACAGCTATCTCAATGTCCAGTCTTCGCGCGACCTGGTACCGCGGGCCCGCGAGGACAGCGATCTCTCTGTAGAAGAGATCCGTCGTGacttccctcctcccggcTACTCAACCCGTGATTTGCGCCGCGCCCGCTCTGCCGAACCTGGACAGTACGACGACTATGACGACCGCCGGTCTCACTACAGCCGCTATGATGACCGCAGCGCTTACGGTCATGAGCATGACCGCCGGTCTCTGAGGAGGACAGACAGCTACTACGAGGAACagcacaagaagaaggtccGCATGCTGTCGAAGCAGGAGCAAATCATTGCTGCTATCAGCGGAGCTGCCATCGCTATCGGTGGTAAGGAGCTGTATGACCGCCGCGAGGCCAACCAGGCCGGCACTCCCGAAGTGCAGCGCAACATTCTGGCTTCTGTCGCCCTCGGAGCTGCAGGCGCTCTTGCGGGATACCAGGGGACTGAGTTctacaacaagaagaaggagaaggaagagaaaaagatCTTGGCTCACCGAGGTTATTATTCGGACGATGACGGAGAAAGCgcaaaagagaagaagggccaCAAGAACTTCCTCGAGAGCGCTCTCGCTGCTGCGGGCTTGGGTGGTGCCGTCAAGGCTCTGACcggcaaggacaaggacaaggacgacAAGTCTGACACCAGGAGCCGTCGTGATACCAGCCGTTCAAGATCGAGATCGAGGTCTAGGTCCCGGTCTACCTCTCGCTCTCGGGGTGAGAAGGGCAAGGGTGAAGGCGCCAACAAGATCCAAAAGGCAGCTATGGCCTCGCTCATTGCCGGTGCCACCGAAGCTTTCCGCATTTCCAAGCAGCCCGGTTCATGGAAGGGCGAGAAGGCTAAGCGCGTCTTTACTGCTGCCGCCGGTGCTGCCACACTCGACGCTGCTCAGGATACTGAGAAGGCCGGCAGCAAGCTCGGCTTGGCTGAGGCCGTCATGGGTGGTCTGCTCGGCAACCGCGTCATCAACGGTTCCAAAAAGAACATCGAGATGGATGAGAAGACAGGCCGATCGCGATCGAGATCTCGCCGGCGTTCCAAGAGTGGCGACAGCCAgagtggaggtggtgtgaGCGGTCTGGCCGCTCTTGCCACAGCTGGCTTGGGCGCCTTTGCCGGCAAGAAGATCATGGACAGCCATGAGCGGTCCAAATCTCGTGGCCGGAGCGCCGATTCATACGACAGCCGTGATGGCGATCGTCGCCGCAGCAGGAGCCGCAGCGTTGTCGACTCGGCCCGCCGAAAGATGGCCAAGATCGGCCTCGGTAATGGTCccgatgacgacgacaggGATCGTCGCAGAGACCGTAGCCGCGACCGTGACTACAGCCGCAGCCGGAGCCATGACCGTGGACACCGGGACGACCATGACGACCGCTCTTCGCGCCGCCACAGAGATGACGACAGAGACTACGACAAACGGCGCCGCGATTCAGACTATGACGACACCCGTTCCCACCGCAGCGGTGGAGGACGTGATCGTTCACGCCGCCGGGGACACTCGCTATCAGATGACGATTTAGGGGATTCAGATGATGACAAGAGACGTGGAAGCAAGATGAGAGGTAAGCAAattctcaccaccggcctGGCTGCCGTGGCGACCATCCACGCAGCCCACAGTGTCTATTCGAGCATGGAGAAGCGAAATCTACGACACAAGGCGGTCAAAGACGGAAGACTGAGTGAAGAGcaagccaagaagatgaagaagaaggccctgCTGCAAgatgcggcggcggtgggcatTGCTGCTCTCGGTGTCAAGGGTGCCCTTCACGAGATCAAGGAAGCCCGCGAGCTGAAGCACGAGCTGCAcgagtggaaggaggagagggcagaGAGACGCAAACGACGGCTTGAGAGGCAGCTGGAGATGGTTCACGGAGATGTCAACAGTGGTAGCGGTGGCAGCGATAGGGGTGGCGGTGACAGGCAGGTGGGAAGGCACAGGGCAGATAACTGGTCTTCCCCGAACCCTCCACGGACAGAGCGGTACTATGGCGAAGGACCTCGGTATTCTGATGGAAACCCATACGCCGCCctgcctccacctccataCGACAGGAGGTGA
- the PRP16 gene encoding DEAH-box RNA helicase prp16 (COG:A; EggNog:ENOG503NU3R) has translation MGRDYEDDRSNKRRKLDFNPLRNDDRFSDIPSRPQNRFNSRSSTPRAGSRLAGASTPKQREFDGPAEGVDDQDAINALDRDWYGGDDDLGGHTFGDDTHNPFGDEAGWAAQEREAALIEKKGANFSRSGMNARRLQKQKDVDAWETNRMLTSGVAQRRDMGRDFEDDQEGTRVHLLVHDLRPPFLDGRTVFTKQLEPIPAVRDAQSDMAVFSRKGSRVVKERRTQRERAKQAQEATKVAGTALGNLMGVKEEDTDSALPIASEESGKAQNSNKFSEHMKKSEGASNFSQSKSLKEQREYLPAFAVREDLLRVIRDNQVVIVVGETGSGKTTQLAQFLYEDGYGKFGMIGCTQPRRVAAMSVAKRVAEEMEVKLGSTVGYAIRFEDCTSKETVIKYMTDGVLLRESLNEPDLDRYSCVIMDEAHERALNTDVLMGLFKKILQRRRDLKLIVTSATMNSKRFSDFYGGAPEFTIPGRTFPVDVMFHRSPVEDYVDAAVQQVLAIHVGKPAGDILVFMTGQEDIEVTCELVRERLDALNDPPKLSILPIYSQMPADLQAKIFDRAAPGVRKCIVATNIAETSLTVDGIMYVVDAGYSKLKVYNPRMGMDTLQITPISQANASQRSGRAGRTGPGQAYRLFTEKAFKDEMYISTIPEIQRTNLSNTVLLLKSLGVKDLLDFDFMDPPPQDTITTSLFDLWALGALDNLGELTDLGRKMNAFPMDPSLAKLLIMSEQYGCSEEMVTIVSMLSVPNVFFRPKERQEESDTAREKFFVPESDHLTYLHVYTQWKANGYSDRWCVQHFLHSKSLRRAKEVRDQLLDIMKMQQMEMVSCGTDWDVIRKCICSGYYHQAAKVKGIGEYINLRTSVTVQLHPTSALYGLGFLPDYVIYHELILTSKEYMSTVTSVDPHWLAELGGVFYSVKEKGYSAREKRITETEFNKKMEIEAQMAADKKRHEEEVQAEEELKLVKKAGPAGKSKDKKTVTSGAVVKPVRKRAGRGF, from the coding sequence ATGGGCCGCGACTACGAAGATGACCGCTCGAACAAGCGGAGGAAGCTGGACTTCAACCCACTGCGTAACGACGATCGATTCAGCGACATCCCATCCCGCCCCCAAAACCGCTTCAACTCGAGAAGCTCTACACCGCGCGCCGGCTCAAGATTGGCTGGCGCATCCACACCAAAGCAACGAGAGTTTGACGGCCCAGCAGAGGGCGTCGACGACCAAGATGCCATCAACGCTCTCGACCGCGACTGGTatggtggtgacgatgacTTGGGTGGACACACGTTTGGCGACGACACCCATAATCCATTCGGCGATGAGGCAGGCTGGGCAGCGCAGGAAAGGGAGGCCGCCTTGATAGAGAAAAAGGGCGCCAACTTTTCGCGCAGCGGCATGAACGCGCGACGGTTGCAGAAACAAAAGGATGTGGATGCGTGGGAGACCAACAGAATGCTCACATCCGGTGTGGCGCAACGAAGAGATATGGGACGCGATTTTGAGGACGACCAAGAAGGGACCCGCGTTCATCTTCTCGTGCATGACCTACGACCGCCGTTCTTGGACGGACGAACTGTCTTTACGAAGCAATTGGAGCCCATTCCTGCCGTTCGAGATGCCCAAAGTGATATGGCTGTCTTCAGCAGGAAAGGGAGTCGCGTTGTGAAGGAAAGGCGCACGCAGAGAGAACGCGCAAAACAGGCTCAGGAGGCAACAAAGGTGGCAGGAACTGCGCTGGGTAACTTGATGGGGGTGAAAGAAGAGGACACCGACAGCGCCCTTCCCATCGCGAGTGAGGAATCTGGAAAGGCGCAAAACTCGAACAAATTCAGCGAACATATGAAGAAGTCGGAGGGCGCAAGCAACTTCAGTCAAAGCAAATCCTTGAAAGAACAACGGGAGTATCTTCCAGCGTTTGCTGTTCGCGAAGATTTGCTACGGGTAATTCGAGACAACCAAGTGGTCATTGTGGTCGGAGAAACAGGCTCTGGCAAAACGACACAGCTGGCCCAGTTTCTGTATGAAGATGGCTACGGCAAGTTTGGTATGATTGGGTGCACACAACCCCGAAGAGTAGCAGCAATGAGTGTTGCCAAACGTGTGGCTGAGGAAATGGAAGTAAAACTCGGGAGTACAGTGGGCTATGCGATTCGTTTCGAGGACTGCACCAGCAAAGAGACGGTTATCAAGTACATGACAGATGGTGTGTTGCTTCGAGAATCTCTGAATGAGCCGGACCTTGATCGATACTCGTGCGTCATCATGGATGAAGCCCACGAAAGAGCGCTCAATACCGACGTTCTCATGGGCTTGTTCAAAAAGATTCTTCAGAGACGCCGCGATCTGAAACTGATCGTGACTTCGGCCACGATGAACTCCAAACGCTTCTCCGACTTTTACGGCGGAGCTCCCGAGTTCACGATCCCGGGCCGAACATTCCCCGTTGATGTCATGTTTCACCGGTCACCTGTTGAGGACTACGTGGATGCGGCCGTGCAGCAGGTCCTGGCGATTCATGTGGGCAAACCAGCAGGCGATATTCTGGTATTCATGACGGGCCAGGAAGATATCGAGGTAACGTGTGAGCTTGTCCGTGAACGCCTGGATGCGCTCAACGATCCTCCAAAGCTCAGCATCCTCCCCATTTACAGTCAAATGCCGGCAGATTTGCAGGCCAAGATTTTCGACCGAGCTGCCCCGGGTGTTCGGAAATGTATCGTGGCTACCAACATTGCCGAGACCAGTTTGACGGTCGATGGTATCATGTATGTGGTTGACGCAGGGTACTCGAAGCTCAAAGTGTACAACCCACGAATGGGTATGGACACGCTACAAATCACCCCCATCTCGCAAGCAAACGCATCGCAGCGTTCCGGTCGTGCCGGGCGAACCGGCCCCGGACAGGCCTACCGTCTTTTCACCGAAAAGGCCTTCAAAGACGAGATGTACATCTCCACAATCCCCGAGATTCAAAGAACCAACCTGAGCAACACAGTCTTGCTCCTCAAGTCCCTCGGCGTCAAAGACCTGCTCGACTTTGACTTTATGGaccccccaccccaagaCACCATCACGACCTCCCTGTTCGACCTGTGGGCGCTGGGAGCCCTGGACAACCTCGGCGAGCTGACCGACCTGGGACGGAAGATGAACGCCTTCCCCATGgacccctccctcgccaaactTCTGATCATGTCGGAGCAATATGGCTGCAGCGAAGAGATGGTCACCATCGTCTCGATGCTCTCCGTCCCCAACGTCTTCTTCCGACCTAAAGAACGCCAGGAGGAATCCGACACCGCACGGGAGAAGTTCTTCGTGCCAGAATCAGACCACCTGACCTATCTCCACGTCTACACGCAGTGGAAAGCAAACGGGTACAGCGACCGGTGGTGCGTCCAGCACTTTTTGCACTCCAAGTCCCTCCGCCGCGCGAAAGAGGTCCGGGACCAGCTGCTGGATATCATGAAGATGCAGCAGATGGAAATGGTGAGCTGCGGGACGGACTGGGACGTGATCCGGAAGTGCATCTGCTCGGGGTATTACCATCAGGCGGCCAAAGTCAAGGGCATAGGCGAGTACATTAATTTGCGAACGTCAGTGACGGTCCAGCTCCACCCGACGAGCGCGCTTTATGGGCTGGGGTTCTTGCCGGATTATGTCATTTATCATGAGCTGATCCTGACGTCGAAGGAGTACATGTCTACGGTCACGTCGGTGGATCCTCACTGGCTGGCCGAGCTGGGCGGGGTGTTTTATtcggtcaaggagaaggggtaTTCGGCTAGGGAGAAGAGGATCACGGAGACCGAGTTTaacaagaagatggagattgAGGCGCAGATGGCGGCGGATAAGAAGAGgcatgaggaggaggtgcaggccgaggaggagctgaagctggtgaagaaggctgGTCCGGCGGGGAAGAGTAAAGATAAAAAGACAGTCACGTCGGGGGCGGTAGTGAAGCccgtgaggaagagggctgggagggggttttga
- the PWP1 gene encoding rRNA-processing protein (EggNog:ENOG503NU62; BUSCO:EOG09261DW8; COG:S) — protein sequence MASMITTTAWVPRGFAAPFPNKYKFDEEEYERIAALAKLQLDDAEEDLAEAQEAEKKGSEKSDKKKAERETKDDDASDIEIDDDLKEYDLEHYDDTDEEAGEGQSMGMFGNVKSLAYYESNKEDPYITLDPGADEDDEEREDLQILATDNLLLAAKIEDELAHLEVYVYEDAADNLYVHHDIMLPAIPLCVEWLDCPVNKAGVDKDSAANFVAIGTFDPDIEIWDLDTIDCMYPNAILGQGANPEEETKKKKKKKSKKANDEYHVDAVLALAANRKHRNLLASGSADKTIKLWDLHTAKCVKSYSYHTDKVCSLAWHGVESTVLLSGSYDRTAAIADMRAPGEQPMRVGVESDIETVRWDPHDPNFFYVSTENGIVHYFDARKATKDPSASSSVWKLQAHDESVSSFDLNPVIPGFMVTGSTDKTVKIWDITAAGPSLVVSRDFDVGKVFSTAFAPDREVAFRVSIAGSNGNVSVWDTSTNAGVRKAFAQKVPNLPTREDGAEDRLVAVNNDEEEESSSDEGEEDDEDDDSEEDSDEDGDSMDED from the exons ATGGCGTCTATGATTACTACTACTGCCTGGGTGCCCCGGGGCTTTGCGGCACCGTTCCCCAACAAGTACAagtttgacgaggaagaaTATGAGCGCATCGCTGCTCTCGCCAAGCTGcagcttgatgatgctgaggaggatctgGCCGAAGCACaagaggccgagaagaaggggtcAGAAAAGtccgacaagaagaaggctgaaAGGGAAACCAAGGATGATGACGCTTCAGA CATCGAGATCGACGATGATCTGAAAGAATACGACCTCGAGCACTACGACGACACAGATgaggaggccggcgagggGCAGTCCATGGGCATGTTCGGCAATGTCAAGTCGCTCGCTTACTACGAATCGAACAAGGAGGACCCGTACATCACACTTGACCCTGGCgctgacgaggacgacgaagagCGTGAGGATCTGCAAATTCTGGCTACCGATAACCTTCTGCTCGCCGCCAAGATCGAGGACGAACTTGCCCACCTTGAGGTCTATGTCTACGAAGATGCTGCCGATAATCTCTACGTACATCACGATATCATGCTTCCTGCGATTCCACTGTGCGTCGAGTGGCTGGACTGCCCAGTAAACAAAGCAGGTGTCGATAAGGACTCGGCCGCCAACTTTGTCGCTATTGGGACATTCGACCCCGATATCGAGATTTGGGACTTGGATACCATCGACTGCATGTACCCAAACGCTATTCTGGGACAGGGCGCCAATCCCGAggaggaaacaaaaaaaaagaagaaaaagaagtcgaAGAAGGCCAACGATGAATACCACGTTGATGCTGTGCTGGCGCTTGCTGCAAACAGGAAACATCGCAACCTCCTTGCTTCAGGTTCAGcagacaagaccatcaaACTCTGGGATCTTCACACAGCCAAGTGCGTCAAGTCGTACAGCTACCATACCGACAAGGTCTGCTCGCTCGCCTGGCACGGCGTTGAGTCCACGGTGCTGTTGAGTGGCAGTTATGATCGCACAGCTGCCATTGCCGACATGCGCGCGCCTGGGGAGCAGCCAATGAGAGTCGGTGTAGAAAGCGACATCGAGACTGTCAGGTGGGATCCTCATGACCCCAACTTCTTCTATGTGTCGACTGAGAACGGTATTGTCCATTACTTCGACGCCCGCAAGGCCACCAAGGATCCTTCCGCCAGCAGCTCCGTCTGGAAGCTCCAGGCCCACGACGAGTCTGTTTCATCTTTTGACCTGAACCCGGTTATTCCAGGGTTCATGGTGACTGGTTCGACCGACAAGACCGTCAAGATTTGGGACATCACCGCTGCAGGTCCATCGCTTGTTGTCTCTCGCGATTTTGACGTTGGCAAGGTCTTCTCGACGGCTTTCGCTCCTGACCGTGAGGTCGCCTTCAGAGTTTCCATTGCCggcagcaacggcaacgTCTCTGTGTGGgacaccagcaccaacgcCGGCGTCCGCAAGGCCTTTGCCCAAAAGGTGCCAAATCTTCCCACTCGGGAGGATGGTGCTGAGGACAGGCTGGTTGCGGTCAacaatgatgaggaggaggagagcagcagtgatgagggcgaggaagatgatgaggatgatgattcTGAGGAGGATTCGGATGAGGACGGAGACTCCATGGACGAGGATTAA